The following are encoded in a window of Camarhynchus parvulus unplaced genomic scaffold, STF_HiC, whole genome shotgun sequence genomic DNA:
- the LOC115916891 gene encoding C-type lectin domain family 2 member B-like yields MGNANLPGLLEIITNWPEAPQVPVTPATPLLVLGCPHGWVGFNGVCYYFSWDHSTWEQGQERCSELGASLAIAKDEEAMDLLFRLCGNGDFWLGLAQDGRACTGDGSSYSSRFDVLGNSQCVYLADGKRFSENCSSERPYLCSKAQAPL; encoded by the exons ATGGGAAATGCAAATCTGCCTGGCCTCTTGGAAATCATCACGAACTGGCCTGAAG caccacaggtTCCAGTCACACCTGCGACTCCGCTGTTGGTTCTGGGCTGTCCACATGGCTGGGTCGGGTTCAATGGGGTCTGCTACTACTTCTCATGGGATCACAGCacctgggagcagggccaggaacGGTGCTCTGAGCTCGGGGCCTCCCTGGCCATTGCCAAGGATGAGGAGGCCATG GATTTGCTCTTCCGCCTCTGTGGGAACGGCGATTTCTGGCTCGGGCTGGCGCAGGACGGGCGCGCCTGCactggggatggcagcagctACAGCTCCCG gttTGATGTCCTTGGCAATTCCCAGTGTGTGTACCTGGCTGACGGGAAAAGGTTTAGTGAGAACTGCTCCAGTGAGCGGCCGTATCTCTGCAGCAAGGCCCAAGCTCCCCTGTAA